The following proteins come from a genomic window of Candidatus Methylomirabilota bacterium:
- a CDS encoding dihydrolipoamide acetyltransferase family protein: MARSFVLPDLGEGLVEAEIRAVLVREGDIVKEDAPLLEVETDKAQVEIPSPFGGRVEKIHVQPGQTVKVGQALVTFADGGEGATPARSAPAAAKPAAAAVEAKAVPPVEGAPVPATPSTRRLAREMGVDLAAVRGTGPGGRITDDDVRGAVGKPAPAAAKPSPAPAGPAKPLARVGLEPPPLPNFEQWGPVERQALSHLRRTIADRMALSAALIPHVTHFDKADITDLNAMVTRSFEAAKARGITLTLTSFLLKAAALALAEHPQFNASLDAAAGELIVKRYCHLGIAVATDRGLIVPVIRDADKKPVMELARELATLAQRVRDGKATLDDLRGGTFTITNIGALGGTGAIPIINYPEVAILGVARGREEAVVRNSHIVPRLMLPISLTFDHRVADGADGARFAQAIIRRLEAPETLFVEW, translated from the coding sequence ATGGCTCGGAGCTTCGTTCTCCCCGATCTCGGTGAAGGCCTCGTGGAAGCCGAGATCCGTGCCGTCCTCGTCCGCGAGGGAGACATCGTGAAAGAGGACGCTCCGCTCCTGGAAGTGGAGACCGACAAGGCCCAGGTCGAGATCCCGTCGCCCTTTGGGGGCCGCGTCGAGAAGATTCACGTGCAGCCGGGCCAGACCGTCAAGGTGGGGCAGGCGCTGGTGACCTTTGCCGATGGTGGTGAAGGCGCTACCCCGGCGCGCTCGGCTCCTGCTGCCGCCAAGCCCGCTGCGGCCGCCGTCGAGGCCAAGGCCGTGCCGCCGGTGGAGGGCGCTCCCGTCCCCGCGACGCCGTCGACGCGCCGGCTGGCGCGCGAGATGGGCGTGGACCTCGCCGCCGTGCGTGGCACTGGCCCCGGTGGGCGCATCACCGATGATGATGTCCGTGGCGCCGTGGGCAAGCCTGCTCCCGCTGCCGCCAAACCTTCGCCTGCGCCTGCGGGCCCCGCCAAGCCGCTGGCGCGCGTTGGACTCGAGCCGCCGCCCCTCCCCAACTTCGAGCAGTGGGGGCCCGTCGAGCGCCAGGCGCTCTCGCATCTCCGGCGCACCATCGCCGACCGCATGGCGCTCTCCGCCGCGCTCATCCCGCACGTCACGCACTTCGACAAGGCCGATATCACCGATCTCAACGCCATGGTGACGCGGAGCTTCGAGGCGGCCAAGGCGCGCGGCATCACGCTGACCCTCACGAGCTTCCTCCTCAAGGCCGCGGCCCTGGCCCTGGCGGAGCACCCGCAGTTCAACGCGAGCCTGGATGCGGCGGCCGGCGAGCTCATCGTCAAGCGCTACTGCCATCTGGGCATCGCGGTGGCCACGGACCGGGGGCTGATCGTTCCAGTCATCCGCGATGCCGACAAGAAGCCCGTCATGGAGCTGGCGCGCGAGCTGGCCACGCTGGCTCAGCGGGTAAGGGACGGCAAGGCGACACTCGACGATCTCCGCGGCGGCACCTTCACCATCACCAATATCGGCGCGCTGGGCGGCACCGGCGCCATCCCTATCATCAACTACCCCGAGGTCGCCATCCTCGGCGTGGCGCGGGGCCGCGAGGAGGCCGTGGTGCGCAACAGTCACATCGTGCCGCGCCTGATGCTGCCCATCTCACTCACCTTCGACCACCGGGTGGCCGACGGCGCCGACGGCGCCCGCTTCGCCCAGGCCATCATCCGCCGCCTGGAAGCGCCCGAGACGCTCTTCGTCGAGTGGTAG
- a CDS encoding cupin domain-containing protein, translating to MDVVNLAEKFSRFSDHWSPKIVGEVNEMHVKLVKLQGEFVWHHHDHEDELFLVVKGRLRMRLESGDREIGPGEFIVVPRGTEHCPVALTDEVHVLLLEPKGTLNTGNVVSERTVDTLDRL from the coding sequence ATGGACGTCGTCAACCTCGCGGAGAAGTTTTCGCGATTCAGCGACCACTGGTCGCCCAAGATCGTGGGCGAGGTCAACGAGATGCACGTCAAGCTCGTCAAGCTGCAGGGCGAGTTCGTCTGGCACCACCACGACCATGAGGACGAGCTCTTCCTCGTGGTCAAGGGACGTCTGCGCATGCGGCTCGAGAGCGGCGACCGCGAGATCGGGCCGGGCGAGTTCATCGTGGTGCCCAGGGGCACCGAGCACTGTCCCGTCGCGCTGACCGACGAGGTCCATGTCCTTCTGCTCGAGCCGAAGGGCACGCTCAATACCGGCAACGTGGTGAGCGAGCGTACCGTCGACACCCTCGATCGCCTCTAG
- a CDS encoding BrnA antitoxin family protein has translation MRKEYDFSKAKRANFRNLPPFDQIDRYTKVRITIFIDNDILNFFKARAAKRGKAPYQTQINQALREYMEGNPPPGKGALVADDKLISRLAERIAEYSVAKRKKRAKKSKS, from the coding sequence ATGAGAAAGGAATATGATTTCAGCAAGGCGAAACGGGCCAACTTTCGAAACCTACCTCCGTTCGACCAGATCGACCGGTACACCAAGGTTCGCATCACCATCTTCATCGACAATGACATCCTGAACTTCTTCAAGGCCCGGGCGGCCAAGCGCGGGAAGGCGCCATACCAGACCCAGATCAACCAGGCCTTACGCGAGTACATGGAAGGCAACCCGCCTCCGGGCAAAGGCGCACTGGTAGCCGACGACAAGCTCATTTCGCGCCTGGCTGAGCGAATCGCCGAGTACTCGGTGGCCAAGCGCAAGAAGCGGGCGAAGAAGTCCAAGTCCTGA
- a CDS encoding alpha-ketoacid dehydrogenase subunit beta, giving the protein MAKLNMVKALNLALLEEMERDPDVLTIGEDVGVDGGVFRVTEDLHRRFGSRRVIDTPLAEAAIIGCSVGMAIYGLKPICEIQFSGFAFQCFHQIENHAARYRQRTQGRFHCQMVVRMPYGGGVRALEHHSESEEQFYAHIPGLKMVIPSGPRTARALLTAAIRDPDPVIFFEHKGLYHAAKEEVPDESEAMPIGRAQIAQEGSRLTLIAYGAMLRVALEAAETLQAEDGVTPEVIDLLTISPLDRETLVASVAKTGRAVVVHEAPLSFGPGAEIAASIMDGAFLSLEAPIRRVAAYDVPFVGFAREKASVPDVARVLAAARETLTF; this is encoded by the coding sequence TTGGCAAAACTGAACATGGTCAAGGCCCTGAACCTGGCCCTGCTCGAGGAGATGGAGCGAGACCCGGACGTGCTCACCATCGGCGAGGACGTGGGCGTGGACGGCGGCGTCTTCCGGGTGACCGAGGACCTCCACCGGCGCTTTGGGAGTCGCCGGGTCATCGACACCCCGCTGGCCGAGGCCGCCATCATCGGGTGCTCGGTGGGCATGGCCATCTATGGCCTCAAGCCCATCTGCGAGATCCAGTTCTCCGGCTTTGCCTTCCAGTGCTTTCACCAGATCGAGAATCACGCCGCGCGCTACCGGCAGCGGACCCAGGGGCGCTTCCATTGCCAGATGGTCGTGCGCATGCCCTACGGCGGCGGCGTGCGCGCCCTCGAGCACCACTCGGAGAGCGAGGAGCAGTTCTACGCGCATATCCCGGGGCTCAAGATGGTCATCCCCTCGGGGCCGCGCACGGCGCGCGCCCTGCTCACCGCGGCCATCCGCGACCCGGACCCCGTCATCTTCTTCGAGCACAAGGGCCTCTACCACGCGGCCAAGGAGGAAGTGCCGGACGAGAGCGAGGCGATGCCCATCGGCCGAGCCCAGATCGCTCAGGAGGGAAGCAGGCTCACCCTGATCGCCTATGGCGCCATGCTGCGCGTGGCCCTCGAGGCCGCGGAGACCCTGCAGGCCGAGGACGGGGTGACGCCCGAGGTGATCGATCTCCTGACCATCTCGCCGCTCGACCGGGAAACTCTCGTGGCCTCGGTGGCCAAGACCGGGCGCGCCGTCGTCGTGCATGAAGCGCCTTTGAGTTTCGGGCCCGGGGCGGAGATCGCCGCCAGCATCATGGACGGCGCCTTCCTCTCGCTGGAGGCGCCCATTCGTCGCGTGGCCGCCTACGACGTGCCGTTCGTGGGCTTCGCGCGCGAGAAGGCCTCCGTGCCCGACGTCGCGCGCGTGCTGGCCGCCGCGCGCGAGACCCTGACCTTCTGA